A stretch of DNA from Pseudanabaena galeata CCNP1313:
GTCAGAACTTGCTACTGCATCGGATATTCACTTAACTAGTCAAGTTCCTTCTATGGAAATCTATGTACTTGGCAATGAATCACAACTTTATCGACTGGTATCAAATCTGATTGCGAATGCAATTCAGTACAGTCCTGCTCAAGGATCAGTGCATATCAGTTTAGAAGTCCAAGACCACAATGCTGTTATCGCGGTGAAAGATACAGGGATTGGCATTCCTAAGGCTGAGCAAAATCGAATTTTTGATCGCTTCTATCGAGTTGATGGCGATCGTTCTCGCAAAACGGGAGGGACGGGTTTAGGCTTGGCGATCGCTCAGGCGATCGTGCATCATCACCAAGGTCAAATTACTGTCAAAAGCGATCGCAGTCAGGGCAGTTTATTTATGATTCACTTACCATGCTTTAAGCACTCACCAACAGCGCTGTTCCATACATCACGGCTAGACCCAAACTAAATCCAGCCAAACTTGATTTAGACAACCACGAACCACCCTGCTTTTGGGCAGTGCGAGTTAGATATGACCCAACCTCGACAATTACTTGTAACACGGCTCCTGCTCCAATACTCAAAAACAGCACGGCAAAAATCGGCATAAACGCGAATGCTCCGATCCAAGTGCCGATCACCGCAGGTAACCCCGCTAAAGCGACTAAACCAATCAGAGTTCTGAGTTTTGGGCGCAGGTCAATGAGCGGAGCTGCAATGCCAATTCCTTCAGTAATATTGTGGAGCGTAAAACCTATGACAAGCAGAGATCCTAGAGCCGCTTCCCCAACCGCAAAAGCAGCCCCGATCGCCAAGCCTTCTCCTAAATTGTGAATACCAATGCCTAAAGCCATGTATGTCGATAACTTAGTTCCTTCTGGAGCTTTACCAGCTCGTCTACCAATCATAAAGACTGTTAAGAAGCTAGCCGCAGTAATCAACCAAACCAGTGTACCGCCTGAAAAAGCTGTAGCGACTTTCGTTGCTTTCTCGATTGCTTCTAGAAGGGTATCAACAAACAAGAAACCCAACATACCGAGAGTCAGCGCCAATAGAAATTTCATGCCCTGACCACTCAGCGCTTTTAAAGCTGGGTAGAACATCATTCCCAAACCAACAGGGACAATACCGACATACAACCCTAATAAGGCAAAGCTCAACAAGCGATTGCCAGAAATCATGGGAGTTTGCACCGCGACTTCGATTTTATGCTCAAACGCTGCGCCCGTATTCGTCAACAAATTAATATGATGAGCTTCTCCTTCGACCCATTGATAAGGCAGCCGAATCCAAGCACTCGAAAGCCGAGGCAACTCACCTGCTGGATCTTGCGTAAATTGCCAATAGGCTCCATCGATTTGCACTTGAGCAATTTGCATCGGTTGTGAGCCATCAGCACGAACGGAAAGGGAAATGCCTGTCTCATCTAAAACTGTCTGTTCTACGGTGAGTTTTTCTACGGGTGGTGCAGAACTCTTCAACAGTGCTAGTGGATTTGTCGTTAGAAAAATACCAATTAATGCAGTAATCAAAACTAGGGGAAGAATCACCCAAAGCCAAGTATTTTGTTTTTGCAGTTTTTGCTCATTCATGCCATTACCTCAAAAGCAGACATCCAACCTAATTCGAGAAATTCAGACTGATGGGCATGGAACATATATTTTCCAGCCTCAAAGTCTTTAAAAGAAAACTCTAAAATGCCGCGCTGGGCTTGGATCATCGATACCGTATCGATTATGCGATGGGTCGGGGTAAGCGTTGTGCCGTGATCGTAGAAATCAAAGAAATTAGCGTGGAGATGAAAAGAATTGAGCGGGTCAAATTCAACCACATTGATCAGATAAATCCGAATTGGGCGATCGCGTTCAACCCGAATTGGACGCTTCATAAACTCGAAGGGAATCGTATTGATCGCATAGACTTCATTCTTCTCGTCAAAATTAGTGTCAAAAGCATTCATCACCATGACCAATTCCTGCCAATTGGCATTTTCAGGCGTTCCTAGTTGCCGAGATTTCGCCACCGCTTCCTGTTCGAGATGCTTTTGAGGATCGGGGTCAACAATAAATGCTCCATACATTCCTTTATGCATATGGCGTTTAAATGGAACCGAGTGGCAGTGATATAAATGACAACCAAATGGTTTTGCCTCAAACTCATAGGTGACTTCCATCTCAGGAAATGCTTCGAGTGTCCCCGCAATTCCATCTTGACGCGCTGAATGAATGCCGTGAAAGTGAATTGTGTGGGGATGAGATCCAGAATTCTTAAAATTGATCCGTACGCGATCGCCCTCTGTGACTCGGATTGTTGGTCCAGGTACTCGCCCGTTATACGTCCAAGCTGGGTATTTTACCCCTGGGGCAATTTCAATTTCTTTTTCTTTTACAACAATGTCGTATTCTCGCAACGTTTGACCATTCGGCAACTGCGAGACTTTCCCCCCATCCCAATCGGTTAACATTTTGCGCGGGTCAAATCCATTTTTAGTCGAATCAACCTCTCCGACCATCATGTTACCGCCATGCACCATGCCCGACTGGGACATATCCATCCCTTTCTGATTGCCCTTTGATAAGTCGGGGGATTGAGCAACCGCATTGGCAGGGAATAACTTACCGAAAAGAGTTCCAGCCCCTAGTAAGCCTGCTCCAAGGAGAGAGCGTCGAATTGGATTAGGTTCCATAAAAAATATTACCGTTGAGCAGGGTTAAGCCATAAATAGCTTTCATAATCGTTTCATTATTTGATTTATCATAGTTGATAATCTGAGTAAAAGAAAATATTTATGATGCAGTCCCTACTTTTATTTGTCTTAGCCGGATTATGTGAAATCGGCGGCGGCTACTTGTTTTGGCTATGGTTACGAGAAGGCAAAAGCATTTGGCTAGCAATTTTAGGATTGCTTGCATTGTGTTTATATGCTGTTCTTCCCACTCTACAAACTGCAAACTTTGGCAGAGTGTATGCAGCCTACGGGGGAGTCTTCATTGTGTTATCGATCGCTTGGGGATGGTTAGTTGATCGGGTTGTCCCTGATAAATTTGACCTAATCGGTGCTTGGATCGCTTTTTTAGGGGTATTGGTCATCATGTATGCCCCAAGACATTAGAAACAGCAGTTATTAAACCCATTAAAACGTAATGTGCAACTAAGAATTAGGATGAAGACTTGCTTTTTTCCTAATTCTTAGTTGCACATTACATAGTGAATAATTAGTGGGAAGGGAGCATAAGTTTTGCTTTCAATTCTCATCACCTTTCCAACAAATATGACACATTACCCGCAAAAGGAGAATGACGACACTTCGCTCTGCCATTATCCTTTTGGGGTACATCATGATAGCCAATACTCAGTAGCTATACAATTTGATTTAGATTGATTCTAACTTCTGCTGTAACCATAATCCTCCAATCAACCCCAATCCTAAAATAGCAGTGAAGTAAAATAACCCGATAAATCGAACTAACATCGGTGGGGCAATTCCTTCTACATCAATTTCTTGAATCACTTGGAATGATTGGAATTGACGGTTGCTAGTTGGGCTAGGCGATACTTTAACGGCGCACCATCAAAGAATTGCTCTTGCCATGTCAGTAACCCCTTAGAATCGGCAACACCTTGATAGCCAAAAGCTACCCAGTTATTTTCTAATTGAGTGGACTTAATTGCAACAATGACATCACTGACAGGCTGATTAGTTTTGCTGTCAGTGATTTTTGCTTGAAAAGCTGCCATCTGTCCAACCGTAGTGGATTTATCTCCAGTTAACTCCAGTCTTAGTCCTTGAGACTCGATTAAACCAGAATTATTAGCAGTAGATGTCTCTGACTCCATGCCTGATTGTGCTTTGACTAATTCGGCACTGATATTAAAGAACAACAGGGCGGCGATCGCTAAAACAGTCACACCACTGAGAAGTAATCGAACTCGTTGCGGGGCAATTTCTCCAGCTTGAATCTTAGTCTTTTGCCCACCACCGATAATCCAACCACCACCAAACCCGATCGCTAACAATACTGCAATAAGAATAGGAAAGTAGCGAAACTTCAAGGGATTTTCAGGAACTGTGAGATTTAAGGTTTGCTCAATTGGGGTAAACGCATCAGCTACAGTTGGATTGACATTGATCTTCAACTGATACTCACCACGAATTGGAAAAACCTGCTGGACTAAAAACTCACCTGTAGGAGCATCTCCAACAATGTCCAAAAGTTTTGTCCCCTCCACAATTGGAAAGTCTGTGGTAAACCAAGGTGTTGGTGCAGGAGTGAGGATTTGTAGATGAAACTGTGCATTCTGTAATGACTTACCTGCGGCATCTCGCGCCTGTAACTTTAACTGGACAGGTGAATCGTACTGCCCAGAACCTAAATATTTTGTGGCTTCTGCTTCTAATGGAGTCACTTGCGCGATCGGCGGCGCGGTCACTAATTGCACAGAGGGTTGGGATGATTGAGAAACCCCAATGAATGCGGTACTTGCGATAATGATGAAGCAGGTGAAGCCCATCAAAAATGTTGATAATTTAAACTTTGATAACACGATTAAAAACTCCTGTAAGTGCTGAACTCGAACATTAATGACAACTCACTCCAAGTGTGTGATGTCGAAGCGAATGAACGGAGTCATGCACCGCAGGATAAGTTGTAAAGTAAACCGACCAAATTATTAGCGCCCACAAGACAACATATAAAACTGCTTGTACTTGCACTGACATAACGAACTGCTCAGTCCGCCACCATATTGTTTGAACGGAATTTTTCATTTTGTACCTCGCAAATGAAATAAGAGTTTGAAATTGCTCATTAGCGGGTGTCCTGACTCAAAAAGCTGATTGCTTTTATTACAGTTGCGGGACAGTGTTGGATTTGCACCAAACTTTCCCCGTCTCCTCTAGTGACTGTTCTTCACTAGAACTGATAAGCATTTCAAACTATACCAGCATGAGTAATGACTATCTTGTGGAAGGAAAAAACTTAATGCTGCGTCTAAGGTGTATCTAAAGTTGAGATCACTCTAAAAAATATCTGATAAGTCAAATGCTTTTTAGAGCGATCGCAATGCAAGAATCAGCATTTTTTATGTGTGACTGTTTTTCTGAGAAACTTTTGGGGAAACCGTGTCAGGAAAACGCCGCCGCAATCCGTATAGCCAAACTAAACCAAAAATACCTAATGCGATCGCCACAAGACTGATGACTTGGGCAGTACGAAGCGATCCAACCATCAGGCTATCTGTACGCAACCCTTCAATCCAAAAGCGCCCTAGACTATAGGCGATCGCATAAGTCATGGTTAATGTCCCAGTTCTGATTTTGGGAAATCTGAAGAATAGAAACATCAAGATTGCAAACACACCCACATTCCAAAGCGATTCGTACAGAAATGTGGGATGAAAGTATGATTCGCTTGCAAATTCTGGTGGGCGGCGATCAACGGGAATAAATAATTTCCAAGGAAGATCGGTCGGTCTGCCAAAAGCCTCAGAGTTAAAGAAATTGCCCCAACGTCCAATTGCTTGACCTAAAATCAGCGCAGGCATAACAATATCTGTCATTAACCATGCTGAGATTTTTTGGCGTTGGCAAAAAATAATTGTGACTATTGCACCGCCAATGATTGCGCCATGAATCGCGATGCCGCCTTCCCAAATTGCAAAAGCCTTATACCAAGGTTGATTTTGGAAGCGCTGCCATTCAAATAAAACATAGTATAGACGGGCGCAGGGAATAGCACCAACCACCAACCAAATTACGAGATTGCCGACTATATCTGGATCGATACCACGTTTTTTTGCAAGTTTTTGGGCTAATAGTGTGCCGATAACAACTGCGGAGGCAATCAGCATTCCGTACCAACGGATCGAAAATGATCCGATTCCAAAGGCGATCGGACCTGGAGATGTAAACTCAAATGCAAATGGTAAGAAGTTAAGCATTAGAAATGATGTTGTGTGAAGTTGAAACAAGAATCTATTCAAAAACAAAAATGTTGGTAACAGCTTTTTTGAGGGTTAATGATCAGGCAGCATATAAAGAAAGTTACGATCGCCTTGATAGCCTGACAAATCAGCAAGCTTTTGAAGTGTTTGCTCACCTTGATAAAACTTGCCATTGATATCCCATGTAGGTACTGTCTGAATCTTAGCTGCTTCGCATAGTTGAGGCTGGGCATTTTTACCATCAGGAAGGCACTCAATCCAGTTCAATTCGGCTAAAGCTTCTTTGCCAAAAAGTTGCTTTTGTTTGTAGCAATGCGGACAGGTATAGAGAACATACATCTTTGCCCCGATTTGTTTGAGATGCTTAGCTAGGGCAATTTCGGCATTGCCTGAAGTTGTCGTAACTTCCCATCCAATTCCCTTTTTAGGTCTTGCTGTTGGTGTTTGGACAATTTGTTTTCCTGTGGCAGCATCAACGGGTAGAGTTACACTAGCGATCGGTTTATTCACACTTCCATAAACAACAAATGTCCCGACAATTGTGAGAGTGGCGATGAGCGCACCTGTGAAGAATAATTTTCCGATATCTTCCCATTTACGACCGATGATAGAAAATACAAATAAACTAGTAGATAGAAGTGCAGAAGCGATGCAATAAATACAAGCGGCTTGAATTACAGTAACTAGCAAATAAATCAAGTAACCACTAAATATCATCATGGCAGTACCACCCATAAAGAGTAGTAATCCTGTCCAGTTATCTAGCTTGGTACGAAGTTCTTTTTGTTCTTGCTTAACCAGTAGAGGCGCGATCGCAAAAGCAATCATACTGGCATAACCCAAGCAACCAAATAGAGATAGTGGCAAGCCAAAAATTTTGGCATAGGGAGAGGTAAGCACAACATCACAGGCATTAGTTGGACAAGCCACTGACGATTGGGAAAAACTAACAAAGGTTAGATAGGCAGTAATAACCACTCCTAACGTGGAAATACCAGCCATAATCGGGCGTTGATATCGCTGTAACCAACTATGCGATCGCTGTTGCTTGCGGAGTTCCTTGACTTTTTGAGCAGTGGATGAGATGGTCTCTTCAGGAATATTTTCGTTCATGATTTTTAATTCGGATTTGACTGATAAATTGACTATTTGAGATCTTTAATGGCTGCTTGGACTTCATTTATAGCTTTAAGATCACCTAGGCGGGTATATAGTTCTTCTGCTCGTTGAAATGACTGCACAGCTTCTTGGTTACGCTTTTGTTGTGCCAAGATTTTACCCATATTAAAGTGGGCAAGGGCATCTTCAGGATTGTTTTTGATGATTTCACGGTAGGTAATGATTGCCATAGAAAGTTTATTTTGCCCAATATATAAAGTGGCGATTACTTGTTGTATAAGTGGATTGGGTTTAAGTTTGGCAGCAGTTTTATAAAAACCAATAGCTTCATCTAATTTGCCTTGTGTAGTTAGAGCTTGGGCGATCATTAGATTTGTTTCAAGATGACGAGGATTAATTTTAAGAATCTGCTGATACCTTGCGATCGCTTCTTCTGTTGTAATCTTTGCTCGGTCTAAACTTACGCTAGTAAATAAAACATCTGGATTGGTGGGAGCAAGGCGGACAGCTTTGGCATAGATATCTGAAGCGGCTTGGATGTTCTGCTGCTTTTCAAAAACATGACCTAGATCAAGATATGCTTTCACATTATTTGGAGCAATGGTAATCAGTTGTTGATATGCTCTAACCGCATTTGCAAGATCATTTTGACTATCGAAAATATAGCCAATACTTTGATAAGCATCAATATTTTTAGGATCGATGGCTATCACGCGCTGATAAAATCCCAATGCTTCTGTAAAGTTTTTCTGCTGAGTGTATGTGAAACCTAGACCAATTAGAGATTTTACATCTTTATTATCTAAACGAATGGCTTGTTGAAATGCAGCGATCGCCTCTGGGAACTTACTTTGTTGGATAAACAGGAAGCCAATACTTGCTTGAATTTTGGCGTTTTTAGATTCGATGGTGGCGGCTAGTTGATAGTCAGCTAATGCACTAGCTATATCCTTTTTATCCCATAACTCTTTACCATGTTTGACTAAATCTACAACACTAGGCTTAGTTTTATCTGATGTCGAGATTACGTGGGAAAATGCTGCTGTATTCCCAGAGATGAAAAACAATGAAAAAATAATGAATGTAAATTTGAACATAATTAGATGAAATTTATTTGAGAACTCTAGTTGCATTGGCGATCGCTAACAAAGCCATACCAACATCAGCGAAAATCGCTTCCCACATATTTGCTACACCAAAGGAACCAAGCACAATGAATAATCCTTTGATACCCATAGCTAGGTAGATATTTTGGAGGACGATACGGTGCGTTTTTTGTCCGATGGCGATCGCTTCCGATACCTTAGAAGGAGCGTCAGTCATCAGCACCACATCAGCAGTCTCAATCGCCGCATCAGAACCCAATCCACCCATCGCAATCCCCACATCAGATCTAGCGAGAACAGGTGCATCATTGATGCCATCCCCAACAAAAGCAACTTTCTCTCCCTTTTTGACATTTTTTAAGAGCTTATCGAGGACATCAACTTTTCCTTCAGGCAAGAGATCGGCGTAGTAGCTATTTACGCCCAAACGTCCTGCAATAATCTTTGCCACACTGTCGCGATCACCTGTGAGCATTACCGTATGAATGCCCTGTTGTTTTAGAGATCGAATTGCTTGATCTGCATCATCTTTGAGTTCGTCAGCAATCTGAATATAGCCAGCATAAACTTGGTCAACTGCTAGATGGACAATTGTGCCTTGATTGGAAGGAATTGTGTAAGCAATTTTTTCGCGTTGTAAAAGACGTTCATTACCCGCAAAGACAGTTTGATTGCCAGTTTGATTGTTAATCTGCGATCGCACACCATGACCAGCAATCTCTTCAAACTCGCCCATGTCAGACAGATCAGGAGCTTTTCCATAAGCTTCCAGAATCGATTTGGCAACAGGATGATTCGATCTCGCTTCTACTTTTGCGGCAATCTCTAGTAGTTCTGATTCTGTAAATCCATTGCTAGGAGCAATCTTAGCTACCTTAAAGTTGCCTTGAGTTAAAGTTCCTGTTTTATCAAAAGCAACTACTTTCACCGCCGCTAAGGTATCGAGGAAAGTGGAACCTTTAACCAAGATACCGCGCTTTGCTGCACCGCCAACACCACCAAAGTATCCTAATGGAATACTAATCACCAAACCACAAGGACAGGAAATCACCAAAATAACTAAGGCGCGATAGAACCATTCGGCTTGAGTTGCTCCTTGAATTACTAATGGTGGAATCGTTGCCACTGCTAAAGAGATGAATACCACAATCGGCGTATAGATGCGGGCAAACTGCGTAATAAATTTCTCGGTTTCCGCCTTCTGACTACTGGCATTTTCGACTAAATCGAGAATCTTGGCGATTGAAGACTCACCATAAACCTTAGTCACGCGCACAGTTAGGTATCCAGTCTCATTGATCATGCCTGATAAAACCATATCACCAATGCCAACAGCACGAGGAACGGATTCTCCAGTCAGTGCCGCCGTATTTAGTTGAGCATTACCTGCAATGACTTCACCATCAAGGGGGATTTTCTCTCCTGCTTTGACGATGATTACTTCACCGACAGATACAGATTCTGGAGAAATTTGTTCCACACCAGACTCGGTTTGACGAAAAGCGACATCGGGACGGACTTCTAAAAGAGATTTGATTGATCGCCGTGAATTGCCGATCGCCATGTCTTGAAACAATTCACCGATTTTGTAAAACAGCATGACCGCAACTGCTTCAGGCAATTTGTGAATGGCAAATGCGCCTACTGTAGCGATCGTCATTAAGAAATTCTCATCAAAGAAGCGACCACGCAAAATATTCCTTCCCGCAACTTTAAGAACGCTCCATCCACTCAATAAGTAGGCAACTGTGAATATCGCATGATCTACTACCCAATAGTTCATCTCATGTAATCGCTCTTCAAAAATGAGACCAATTGTAAATAGCACAATTGTCGCTGCAATTGTAATTACCTCACCCTTAAGCCCTGAAGAATCAGCACCATTACCATGATCATGACTATGATCATGGTCGTGATCATGCTTCTTAGAATTTTTAGGCTCATCATCACCACAACAACTTTTTGCCATACATACCTCTGAATACTTGAATAACTATTCAATAGATTAGCAGTAAATTTAATCAATAAATTTTTTAGGATTAAACTTC
This window harbors:
- a CDS encoding heavy metal translocating P-type ATPase; the protein is MAKSCCGDDEPKNSKKHDHDHDHSHDHGNGADSSGLKGEVITIAATIVLFTIGLIFEERLHEMNYWVVDHAIFTVAYLLSGWSVLKVAGRNILRGRFFDENFLMTIATVGAFAIHKLPEAVAVMLFYKIGELFQDMAIGNSRRSIKSLLEVRPDVAFRQTESGVEQISPESVSVGEVIIVKAGEKIPLDGEVIAGNAQLNTAALTGESVPRAVGIGDMVLSGMINETGYLTVRVTKVYGESSIAKILDLVENASSQKAETEKFITQFARIYTPIVVFISLAVATIPPLVIQGATQAEWFYRALVILVISCPCGLVISIPLGYFGGVGGAAKRGILVKGSTFLDTLAAVKVVAFDKTGTLTQGNFKVAKIAPSNGFTESELLEIAAKVEARSNHPVAKSILEAYGKAPDLSDMGEFEEIAGHGVRSQINNQTGNQTVFAGNERLLQREKIAYTIPSNQGTIVHLAVDQVYAGYIQIADELKDDADQAIRSLKQQGIHTVMLTGDRDSVAKIIAGRLGVNSYYADLLPEGKVDVLDKLLKNVKKGEKVAFVGDGINDAPVLARSDVGIAMGGLGSDAAIETADVVLMTDAPSKVSEAIAIGQKTHRIVLQNIYLAMGIKGLFIVLGSFGVANMWEAIFADVGMALLAIANATRVLK
- the lgt gene encoding prolipoprotein diacylglyceryl transferase; translation: MLNFLPFAFEFTSPGPIAFGIGSFSIRWYGMLIASAVVIGTLLAQKLAKKRGIDPDIVGNLVIWLVVGAIPCARLYYVLFEWQRFQNQPWYKAFAIWEGGIAIHGAIIGGAIVTIIFCQRQKISAWLMTDIVMPALILGQAIGRWGNFFNSEAFGRPTDLPWKLFIPVDRRPPEFASESYFHPTFLYESLWNVGVFAILMFLFFRFPKIRTGTLTMTYAIAYSLGRFWIEGLRTDSLMVGSLRTAQVISLVAIALGIFGLVWLYGLRRRFPDTVSPKVSQKNSHT
- a CDS encoding ZIP family metal transporter, coding for MNEQKLQKQNTWLWVILPLVLITALIGIFLTTNPLALLKSSAPPVEKLTVEQTVLDETGISLSVRADGSQPMQIAQVQIDGAYWQFTQDPAGELPRLSSAWIRLPYQWVEGEAHHINLLTNTGAAFEHKIEVAVQTPMISGNRLLSFALLGLYVGIVPVGLGMMFYPALKALSGQGMKFLLALTLGMLGFLFVDTLLEAIEKATKVATAFSGGTLVWLITAASFLTVFMIGRRAGKAPEGTKLSTYMALGIGIHNLGEGLAIGAAFAVGEAALGSLLVIGFTLHNITEGIGIAAPLIDLRPKLRTLIGLVALAGLPAVIGTWIGAFAFMPIFAVLFLSIGAGAVLQVIVEVGSYLTRTAQKQGGSWLSKSSLAGFSLGLAVMYGTALLVSA
- a CDS encoding YnfA family protein, which translates into the protein MMQSLLLFVLAGLCEIGGGYLFWLWLREGKSIWLAILGLLALCLYAVLPTLQTANFGRVYAAYGGVFIVLSIAWGWLVDRVVPDKFDLIGAWIAFLGVLVIMYAPRH
- a CDS encoding CbtB domain-containing protein, with amino-acid sequence MKNSVQTIWWRTEQFVMSVQVQAVLYVVLWALIIWSVYFTTYPAVHDSVHSLRHHTLGVSCH
- a CDS encoding multicopper oxidase domain-containing protein, with product MEPNPIRRSLLGAGLLGAGTLFGKLFPANAVAQSPDLSKGNQKGMDMSQSGMVHGGNMMVGEVDSTKNGFDPRKMLTDWDGGKVSQLPNGQTLREYDIVVKEKEIEIAPGVKYPAWTYNGRVPGPTIRVTEGDRVRINFKNSGSHPHTIHFHGIHSARQDGIAGTLEAFPEMEVTYEFEAKPFGCHLYHCHSVPFKRHMHKGMYGAFIVDPDPQKHLEQEAVAKSRQLGTPENANWQELVMVMNAFDTNFDEKNEVYAINTIPFEFMKRPIRVERDRPIRIYLINVVEFDPLNSFHLHANFFDFYDHGTTLTPTHRIIDTVSMIQAQRGILEFSFKDFEAGKYMFHAHQSEFLELGWMSAFEVMA
- a CDS encoding vitamin K epoxide reductase family protein → MNENIPEETISSTAQKVKELRKQQRSHSWLQRYQRPIMAGISTLGVVITAYLTFVSFSQSSVACPTNACDVVLTSPYAKIFGLPLSLFGCLGYASMIAFAIAPLLVKQEQKELRTKLDNWTGLLLFMGGTAMMIFSGYLIYLLVTVIQAACIYCIASALLSTSLFVFSIIGRKWEDIGKLFFTGALIATLTIVGTFVVYGSVNKPIASVTLPVDAATGKQIVQTPTARPKKGIGWEVTTTSGNAEIALAKHLKQIGAKMYVLYTCPHCYKQKQLFGKEALAELNWIECLPDGKNAQPQLCEAAKIQTVPTWDINGKFYQGEQTLQKLADLSGYQGDRNFLYMLPDH
- a CDS encoding tetratricopeptide repeat protein is translated as MFKFTFIIFSLFFISGNTAAFSHVISTSDKTKPSVVDLVKHGKELWDKKDIASALADYQLAATIESKNAKIQASIGFLFIQQSKFPEAIAAFQQAIRLDNKDVKSLIGLGFTYTQQKNFTEALGFYQRVIAIDPKNIDAYQSIGYIFDSQNDLANAVRAYQQLITIAPNNVKAYLDLGHVFEKQQNIQAASDIYAKAVRLAPTNPDVLFTSVSLDRAKITTEEAIARYQQILKINPRHLETNLMIAQALTTQGKLDEAIGFYKTAAKLKPNPLIQQVIATLYIGQNKLSMAIITYREIIKNNPEDALAHFNMGKILAQQKRNQEAVQSFQRAEELYTRLGDLKAINEVQAAIKDLK